The segment CTCGCGCGTCGCCAGCAGGCGCCCATCATCAGCATAGAGGCGCAGCTTGGCCTGCACACCAATGATGCTCTGTCCCGCGGTATTGTCGAGCTCGAATCGCAGCACGGCCTCATCATCTTCCACGTTCACCTCGGCAAGGCGAGCCACCAGACCATCACGATGGCCTTCGCTCAATAACTGAGGGTTGGCCAGTGCACTGTCGTTAAGGCGCGAAGCGGGCTGAGCCTGTCTGGCACTCGATGAAACAGCGATGCTGTCTGACGAGTCGCCGCCACGACGGACTGATGCACTGTCGACAGGAGTACTACCGACAGAGGCGCTACCGACAGGTGCAACGGCCGCAGTGACCGGAATGGCCGCCGAGGTTGGTATCGTGTTGCCGGAGGTGACTTGCGACGCTGCGGTATCGGGCGCATCCAGCTGGTATTCCCAGCTGTGGTCTGGCTTGAGCAGTACCTTGACGCCATTAGCGAGTGTCACGGTGACTGGCGTACTGATGGGCAGATTGCAGTCGGCCATCAGTGCTGGGCTCATTACTGCACTGGCCAGCAGTGCCAGCTTCGCCATGCGCATGCTGCGTTTGAGAAGCGAAGTCATCATGCGAGTCTCCTTAGGCAGTGATGCGCTCGACACCGTTTTCGCGCCCTACGAGCAGCACGTCAGCGCCGCGCGCGGCAAACAGGCCATTGGTGACGACACCGACGATGGCATTGATGCGTGCTTCCATGGCGATCGGATCTTCGATGAGGAAGTTGTAGCAGTCGAGGATACGGTTACCGTTGTCAGTCAGCACACCATCACGGTAGACCGGATCAGCGCCCAGCTTGACCAGTTCACGCGCGACATAAGAGCGCGCCATCGGGATGACCTCGACCGGCAGTGGGAAGCCACCGAGAATATCGACCTGCTTGGAGCCATCGGCGATGCAGACAAAGCGTTCGGCACAGGCGGCAACGATTTTCTCGCGAGTCAGTGCTGCGCCGCCGCCCTTGATCATCGCCAGGCGAGGATCAATCTCGTCAGCCCCATCGACATAGACCGGCACCGTGCCGACATGGTTGAGCTCGAAGACATCAATGCCGTGGCTTTTCAGACGCTGAGCCGTGGCTTCGGAACTGGCGACGGCACCGGCGAAGTCATGGCGCACTTCGGCCAAGGCATCGATGAACAGGTTGGCAGTAGAGCCAGTACCGACGCCAATGATGGTGTCGCGGTTCAGCAGCGGGCGAATCTCGTCAAGGGCAGCGCGGGCCACGGCCTGCTTCAGCTCATCCTGGGTCATGTCATACCTCGGGTTGGTGGAGATGGATCAGTCGGCATCAACGGCGTAGCAGGGCAGCGACGTACCATCACCTTGCATGATGAACACGTAGCGCAACGCCAGAAAACACCACATTATAACGGTAAACGTCACGATGGCGCTGGACGCTCTCGCTAGCGGTCTGATAACAATGGGGGTTAGGTCGTGCCTATGCGGCCCACGCTGTGACACATCAGGATATTTCTATAATGCTCGAACACTACGTCAAGAAGATCCTGTCGGCTCGTGTTTACGAAGCCGCTCATGAAACACCGCTCTCGCCGGCACCTTTGCTATCCCGCCGTTTCGGCAACAATATCTTCATCAAGCGGGAAGATCTGCAGCCCGTCTATTCCTTCAAGATTCGTGGCGCTTACAACAAGATGGCCATGCTGACAGAAGAGCAGAAGGCCTGTGGCGTGATTGCAGCATCGGCGGGCAACCATGCCCAGGGCCTGGCGATGGCGGCCAAGCTGATGGGCGTCAAGGCTGTCATCGTGATGCCGCGCGTCACACCCGAGATCAAGGTGCAGGCGGTGCGTGAACGTGGTGCCCGTGTCATTCTAAAGGGTGATGCTTTCCCTGAGGCGTTGGCGCACGCGCGCACGCTCATTGATGAGCATGGCTATACCTTCATTCCGCCCTTTGACGACCCCGATGTGATCGCCGGCCAGGGGACGGTGGGCATGGAGATTCTGCGTCAGCATCCCGGTCATATCGACGCGATTTTCGTACCGGTCGGTGGCGGCGGTTTGATTGCTGGCATCGCAGCCTATGCGAAGTATCTGCGTCCTGACATTCGCATCATTGGTGTCGAGGCGGAAGATGCCGCCTGCCTGAAAGCCGCGATGGAAGCGGGCGAACGTGTCATTCTGGATCAGGTGGGTGTCTTTGCAGAAGGTGTCGCGGTCGCCCAGATTGGCGAGGCGCCGTTCGAGATCATCCGCCACACCGTGGATGACGTGATTACCGTCAACACTGACGAGATATGTGCGGCGGTCAAGGACATCTTCGAGGATACGCGTGCTGTCTCCGAAACCAGCGGTGCGCTTTCACTGGCCGGCCTCAAGAAGTACGTGCAGCAGACGGGAGTAGAAGGCCAGACGCTGATCTGCATCAACTCCGGTGCCAATACCAACTTTGATCGTCTGCAGCATATTGCCGAGCGCACCGAACTGGGCGAGCAGCGCGAGGCCATTCTCGCAGTGACGCTGCCGGAGCGCCCGGGCGCCTACAAGCAGTTCTGTAAAGTGATCGGCAAGCGGATGGTGACCGAGTTCAACTACCGCTATGCCAACCCTGACGAAGCGCATGTCTTTGTCGGCGTGCAGGTCAAACCGGGTGGCGAAGACCGTGCTGCAGTCGTCGCGAAGCTGCGTGAGTCAGGTTATGCGGT is part of the Cobetia sp. L2A1 genome and harbors:
- a CDS encoding DUF3157 family protein; translation: MMTSLLKRSMRMAKLALLASAVMSPALMADCNLPISTPVTVTLANGVKVLLKPDHSWEYQLDAPDTAASQVTSGNTIPTSAAIPVTAAVAPVGSASVGSTPVDSASVRRGGDSSDSIAVSSSARQAQPASRLNDSALANPQLLSEGHRDGLVARLAEVNVEDDEAVLRFELDNTAGQSIIGVQAKLRLYADDGRLLATREVPLWVGEYRLPQTYLRPSQTRDSREVRVTVPEGEWSHKLVRVEVTEVEFR
- the ilvA gene encoding threonine ammonia-lyase, biosynthetic, with product MTHQDISIMLEHYVKKILSARVYEAAHETPLSPAPLLSRRFGNNIFIKREDLQPVYSFKIRGAYNKMAMLTEEQKACGVIAASAGNHAQGLAMAAKLMGVKAVIVMPRVTPEIKVQAVRERGARVILKGDAFPEALAHARTLIDEHGYTFIPPFDDPDVIAGQGTVGMEILRQHPGHIDAIFVPVGGGGLIAGIAAYAKYLRPDIRIIGVEAEDAACLKAAMEAGERVILDQVGVFAEGVAVAQIGEAPFEIIRHTVDDVITVNTDEICAAVKDIFEDTRAVSETSGALSLAGLKKYVQQTGVEGQTLICINSGANTNFDRLQHIAERTELGEQREAILAVTLPERPGAYKQFCKVIGKRMVTEFNYRYANPDEAHVFVGVQVKPGGEDRAAVVAKLRESGYAVEDLTDNELAKLHTRHLVGGRTSSTLPEEVYRFEFPERPGALMNFLTHLPADWNISLFHYRNHGASHGRVLIGMQVPDGDRERVEEYFTEIGYRFWKESDNPAYRLFLA
- the rpiA gene encoding ribose-5-phosphate isomerase RpiA — encoded protein: MTQDELKQAVARAALDEIRPLLNRDTIIGVGTGSTANLFIDALAEVRHDFAGAVASSEATAQRLKSHGIDVFELNHVGTVPVYVDGADEIDPRLAMIKGGGAALTREKIVAACAERFVCIADGSKQVDILGGFPLPVEVIPMARSYVARELVKLGADPVYRDGVLTDNGNRILDCYNFLIEDPIAMEARINAIVGVVTNGLFAARGADVLLVGRENGVERITA